The following are encoded in a window of Fibrobacter sp. genomic DNA:
- a CDS encoding alpha-amylase family glycosyl hydrolase — WYRNPRFNVPNLCGDSFTVDCWAGFQELPAFNLRNPDVERELIHCAEYWMDEFGIDGIRIDAAEDMDLDFLRHLATACHQKRPDFWMMGEVVFGDPRRWLEAGLNSVTNYQTYKSCWSSLNDGNMFELAYNLNQFFDDKSGTCKGARLQLFNENHDTNRIYSQLKNKQDNFVQHLLFYTLPGVPTIYYGEEFGLNATKGGCDDWNLRPSLDLAKFANQTPAGQENLLSEIRHLASVRQDCDALREGGFQQEFVHSQQFAFWRTHQNGDALVLINQQDAPVQFEIDLRKHLAHTQQVSPLKNLRDLLSNDYIKINNSKITVLIPPKWGRILVPSGI, encoded by the coding sequence ACTGGTATCGCAATCCGCGATTTAACGTACCCAACCTCTGCGGTGACTCTTTTACGGTAGACTGCTGGGCTGGTTTTCAGGAACTGCCAGCGTTCAACTTGCGGAATCCCGATGTGGAGCGGGAGCTGATTCATTGCGCGGAATACTGGATGGATGAATTCGGCATCGACGGAATTCGCATTGACGCCGCGGAGGATATGGATTTAGATTTTCTGCGACATCTTGCAACTGCATGCCACCAGAAACGTCCCGATTTCTGGATGATGGGAGAAGTGGTTTTCGGAGATCCTAGGCGGTGGCTTGAGGCGGGCCTGAATTCCGTGACCAACTACCAAACTTATAAATCCTGCTGGAGTTCCCTGAATGACGGGAACATGTTCGAACTGGCCTACAACTTGAATCAATTTTTTGATGACAAGAGCGGAACCTGCAAGGGCGCAAGACTCCAGCTTTTTAACGAGAATCATGACACCAACCGCATTTACAGCCAGCTGAAAAATAAGCAGGACAATTTCGTTCAGCATCTGCTGTTCTACACATTGCCAGGTGTCCCCACAATATATTACGGCGAAGAATTCGGTTTGAATGCAACGAAGGGCGGTTGCGACGATTGGAATTTGCGTCCGTCTTTGGACCTTGCAAAATTCGCAAACCAAACTCCCGCAGGCCAAGAAAATCTTCTTTCAGAAATACGCCATCTTGCTAGCGTTCGCCAAGATTGCGACGCCTTGCGCGAAGGCGGGTTCCAGCAGGAATTTGTACACTCCCAGCAATTTGCATTTTGGCGAACTCACCAAAATGGTGACGCCCTTGTCCTTATAAATCAACAGGACGCTCCTGTACAATTTGAAATTGATTTGCGCAAGCACCTCGCACACACGCAACAAGTGAGTCCCTTAAAAAATCTGCGAGACCTTCTTTCCAACGATTACATCAAAATCAACAACAGCAAAATCACTGTCTTAATCCCGCCTAAGTGGGGCCGCATCCTTGTACCCAGCGGTATATAA
- a CDS encoding TetR/AcrR family transcriptional regulator, producing MSTKEVLLQQALILFRKEGYDATGVQKVADAAGVGKPTLYHYFGNKRGLLNALLTAHLENFWKDFETAATYNHDIVKTLEQVARAYFEFAKKNQEFYGWFMSMANTPTEGDIHDEVRPLCERQWTTLSKLFLAASKDHGNMKGRHERYAYTFLGIINASIQAYFTGLIKLNDRDVYDTCHQFMHGIFS from the coding sequence ATGAGCACCAAGGAAGTTTTATTACAGCAGGCATTGATTCTCTTCCGTAAGGAAGGCTACGACGCTACCGGCGTGCAGAAAGTCGCCGACGCTGCAGGCGTAGGCAAGCCTACGCTGTACCATTACTTCGGAAACAAGCGGGGCCTTTTAAACGCCCTGCTCACCGCCCATCTGGAAAACTTCTGGAAGGACTTTGAAACCGCCGCGACCTACAATCACGACATTGTCAAAACTTTGGAGCAAGTCGCCCGTGCCTACTTTGAATTCGCCAAGAAGAATCAGGAATTCTACGGCTGGTTCATGAGCATGGCCAACACACCAACCGAAGGTGACATCCACGACGAAGTTCGCCCCCTCTGCGAAAGACAGTGGACCACGCTGTCAAAACTTTTCCTTGCCGCAAGCAAGGACCACGGCAACATGAAAGGCCGCCACGAACGCTACGCCTACACATTCCTGGGCATCATCAACGCCAGCATCCAGGCCTATTTCACGGGCCTCATAAAGCTAAATGACAGGGACGTTTACGATACCTGCCATCAATTTATGCACGGAATTTTCTCGTAA